A segment of the Manihot esculenta cultivar AM560-2 chromosome 13, M.esculenta_v8, whole genome shotgun sequence genome:
CATCTATCAATCAAGGCCTCCATGCACTAGCCCACACTACCGGCTGGTCCTTCCAGCACAGGAATATTCCGGCGTCGCTGCACTGTGTCATTGACCAACCTTCCATATACCTCCTCAACAGGGCGCGTACATCGTCACACACCTCGTCACTGAACAAAACAGGGTTAAATCCACATGCATGCAACCTTGCAGACCAGCGCGTGGCTGTCTCCCGCCGTTCGATTGAGTCGGACGGCTGACGAGCCACCAAGTCAACTATGGCACGTCCTGCAGCCCTCTCAAGCATCAATCTTTCGTTGCTTGTTCTTGAAAAGCTCTCTtccaatgattcaaaataaacCCTAAACCATCTCAAGCATTCTTGAAAGCCCCTTACGAAATCCAACCCATCAGAACCCACATCAAGTTCAGCTTCTTCTTCGACAATAGTGATGATTCTTGGCTGCAATCTTCGAAaacttgatatgatatgatctCTGCTGTTAGAAACTGAAGTAACCGAGTGTAGAGATCCTATACAGTTGATGGCTAGAGCTTCATCGTCTTTAATGTCCAATTCAGCTAAGTTTAGATCACATAAGTCACCTGCATGGTGGATGACATTGAATTTAAATGGAACGCCCATAAGTCTTGCAAATTTTTCCATTCTGCTTCCAATTTCTTTCATTACCTTCTGGACGGCAGCTAAACCTCCGTTGCCACCACCCCCACCACCAGTTTTGGTAGTAATTACGGTGGTTAGCCTGAGATGAGGTGTCTCATCATTGCGGGTCGCTAGGGCTTCTAGCAAAGTAGGCCACTGGGTGCAAAATGTGTTGCTAATATCAATAATATGCAATTTGGTTTCACCTTCAAATGCTTCCATGATTGCACCATTACAAGATACGTGACCAAAAGTACTCCAAGGACTCACCTCTTGAAACTTCAATACCATTTTCCTTGTAGACTCGAAAGAGCAAGTTTTATCCGATGCAGAAGCTAAAGTTCGGTAGCATCGCTCACCAGAATCCGTCATCCGGCTAAATAAAGCTTGGAGAAAATAGGAGGCAAGCTTTTGATCAGTGTCGCCATAAGGGGAGGCGAGTTCATTGAGCATCCACATAAGTTGCTGAACACGGTCGCTGTTTTTATCGGCGAATGCCCGAGCAGTTTCCAGGAGGATATCAGTGGCCCACTTGCCGGAAAATTCGAAATTTAGCTCACGAGAAGGTGAGAAAGAGAAGTCAGCGGATTCAACAGCATGATGAGTAGTGGGGGTGCTAATATTAGTGGTGGTGGTAGCAGGGGTAGTAGCGGCCGTTTGTTGTTGATGGTGATAAGGATAATAATGCTTAGAAGAAGACGAAGAGAAGTCTTCTTCATCCATGAAAAAGTTGAAGCATTCTTCGTCTTCTTGCTGGTAGTGATGGTGGTTGTTTTGTCTCGAGGATCTAGAGCTGCTAGAGGTTCTGCTAGTAGAGTTATTGAAAGATTGATCAGATTGTTGAAGACTAACAAGCCTAAACAAAGTATCCATCTAAAAACCAACCAGAGACCCACATCAATAGATTTTGGATTGAGTTTGATGGGTTTCTTGAAgggtgaatgaagaaaatagATGGGTATGTTTGTGTTTTTAACAGTGAACAATATAGCTTGAATTTAGCAGCTTGATGGGTTTTGCTTATTCTAATTTTGATTAACATCGATATATAATTAGAAAGAGATCAGGAAAGGAATCTGAGCTAGTTAAACTTATGCTTTTCTTTTGTAGCAATCGATGAAATTGGAGTGGGGCTAGTgggtttatttctctttatttcttttctttgttaatataaaagaaaacagaTAAAATGGGCCAGtatgttttaattaaatttaagaaaaatttaatatttagtgtttatataaggattaaataataaatttttctaaattaaatttttttagaagtacgtataaaaaaaaaaaaaaagataacaaGGTCAAGATGAGGGAGTGGTTGTTCAGATTTTTTGGTGAGTGGATTAGCTTTTGGTTGATGAAAGAGAGAGAATGTTATAGGTTTTAGTGGGAGCAGGCGTGCAATTGGGCTTTGAAGAGAGAGATGAGTAAAAGCTGCCGGCGTGATGATCACCATCACCAACAACACATCCTATTCACATTCTTTGCCTGCCAATCCATCTCCAAACACTGCCAAAATTCCCCCAccaccttttctttttctatacTATAACATCAGCCCATACATCAACAATTCTTATTATAATCTCTTATTCTAAAATCGATACGTACCCTTCTCTAATTTCTAGGGCATATATGCTCTTGATCTCCTTTCACCAGCAACCCATTTAGGCCATTGTCACTATTCACTAGTTACATCAAGCCAGCTATGTAGGTTTTGTTGGAAATAATAGATATTTTAGTATCAATTGACAATTTTACTAgcgaataattattttaatagaaattaatcaaagattataaaaaataattttttttaattcaccagtcattcaataataatattttaattaaattaaaatactaaacacTGATTTTAATCTAATACGCTCGACTCATTTTAAGTCATGTTTGGGTTCATTATGATTGGAACCCAAAGTGCACCACTTGGCCTTATATTGTCTTGACCTTGTTGTCCTCTTCTTGTACCTTAATTCTCTCTAGAAACAACATCTATATATTGGGTTGGCCTACACCATGATACTAGAGCACCCAACATTTCATTTGTTTCTGTGTCTGCTTCGTTAAACTCAAGGGAATATGAATGATCAGTTCCTTTTTTTGGGAGGATTTTGATGGTTCAGAACATTATAATATGTTTCGAGTTTGGAAGCCTTTTGTGTTGTAGCCCTAGAGGTTTGTTGTTACATGCATTATCtttcatcatttctttttgatatatatatattattagttattcaaaatttattaatttaattaatttatattcgtaaaaaaaacaataattcagttctaaattttaaaagtgttttatatttaaaattcgaaTTCAAACTCAAAATCTCTATCTCTGATCGAAGAAAAAGAGTTCGTACTATCTCATCTCAAAACGCTCTTCCATCATTTCTTGTATCTGGCTAGGTGGGTATGCATTTATTTTATCCTTGGAAAATTTTTGCTTGCTTTCTTTTATCATATATCCTTGGTTTCCTCCATTAATCATTAGTAAAATTCCATGTGTGGATTCTTTGTCTCTTGCGGAGAACTGGGTTTATAGAAGCTTTTCTTAGAAATCATCATTGCTGGCAGAAGCAACTAGCTAGGGAATTTACCCATGGATGATGCCTCGATCAGGCTCAGAGAAAGGGCACTTTGGTCATACACTCGATCAATTGCCAAGAATCATTTTGCTGAGAAGTTGTTCGGCAAATAATTTATGCTTTATATAtgctttaattattaaaataataagtaactTTTTATCTTAATTATATAACTATATCTAATTAACAAATGAGACAAAACCCCATCAAGGCTTAATTTATGGGATTTATTATTGGACCcacattatttatatatatatatatatattttttttcaaaaattagtgtaattttaattgacttaattaataaaaaaaaatcacagaTGAAATGTCATTGTACCATAacaaataaatacaaaatttgtcTTAAAGTGGGGTTGAtacgttatatatatatataacatgtTTCGTGTGATGActtcaattaataaattatgaaaatttaaagttgtagaatatatatatgtgataaatataaaaaaatatattcacaGATATGGTAGTTactttgaaaagaaaaatatggTAGATGGGATataacatttattttaattaaaaaatatttgcgAAAAAtactctattttttattaatgaatcaATTCGATgcgaatataataatatttgatgACCGTTGGATTTTTAACATCAGGACTGAGGTTGAGTCTTGAAGAAAAGAATAGACCGAAAGTCCAATAGATCCCTGAGCAGGCCGACACACCAATACGTCATCTAGTCCGTGATTAAACCAGGTTAGACTAATCTTAGATTTAGATTTATCAGAGGATAACCTAGTTCGATGACATGACAGGAGGTGTAGAAGAGCAGGTCCAGCTACTTCGCGACTCTAACAGCATGCGCtagaagaaaattaaatggctgCTTAACAGAAATAAATACGGATCTGTGTGACAAGAACCGGTAATACTGTAATAGGACGGTGGTTATAAGTcactaaagaacaaaagaaaaaggaataaaaagGAATACATGACCACTCAGACTAAGTTTACAcaggtaaatttttttttttttctgaatttcataacattaatatttatttttttaatgatatttttaaaaataaaatgaaaaaccaattaaattaatttttttttacaaatttcaAATGGGTGGTTAATGCATATGGAAATAATAAAGTCTTTAACTATATGGCATTTCTATAAACTAGGCCATGGGTTGATAATGGTGTAATTAAACCAGAGATTTTAATCTAaagattaaatatattattaaaagattAGTGGATTAATTAGTGAGAAAGCTTTGGTTCCAAGCTAGTTGGTCCCATGCATCTCTCCATTTTCAAAAGTCTTTTTGCTTGTAACTAATTCAGTTTAATTAGGTCAATTGGTCTGCAGATAATGCCTGGGAGGGTTCCACAAAGTGGGGTTAGTTTAGGACCTGTTAACCAAAACTTTATCAGTGGTTATAGAGAATTAATTAAGTGATTGAAAGCCATAAAGAACCTCAAGCTTGTAGCTGAAGTTATATATATGAAATAGGAAATTCTTGGGCTCAATCATATAAACATCtgccttttaaaaaaaattatgaaaagttagaattttttttattgagatattaattattaatttattttatatgatcTCATATAAATGattaagttattttatatattaaaatgactagttaatttaatataatttttagagtgatttaaatttaatttaaatttaatatgatatcaaaatttttcaattaaatattaaatattttaatataattttagacgtgaatatattaaattttatattgatttgaaattgcattttattgaaaattagaTTATCATAAATGaattagattttatttaaattttttttttgaaatggagattttacttaaatttaaaagCATATCTCTTTGTTTTAGTTTCAATTATTTTCTACTAAAATTCAAACTTAAACCTCTCCATCTAATAGATTATTTCAATATCAAAAACCTAAAACCCTTTAGTAGGATACATATTCCTTTGATTACGGATCTATTAACTTATTATCATTATATTATTAGAGAGAATTAACCgcaagttttttaattttaaaaaaattaattaattcgtttttattttaaaattatgtaattaaaatttttgtatattttgtaaaaattaactatttagtttttttattaaaaacattgatagtcaatttattttatatttaattaaaatataaatatttaaaattataaaaattaaataatatataattaaaattacatgatTAAATggtaaaatactaaaaatacatatagtaaaaaatataaattatatggaTTAAGAGGGataattgattttataaaattgaaaatttaatattaatttctcCTTGTTATTAGAAGTGGCTCGAGTCTGTGGCATGATTATGTAACTGTTACGTTTGGTATCCAGCAGGGTTGGCCGAAAAGAAGAAAACACATGGATTGGCAATGGCAGGCAAGGACTTATTATTGTCCTTTTATAATTCTGCTGCGGACCAATTGATCGATTCATCAGAAGACTTTTACTTGGTGGGTAGGtgcatttttcaattttaataagatattaaatttgaattttttttctttctttcttataaaagcaaaaataatttttaatatctcGATTCCATtctttcttataatataattaaaacatgtaattttcacttttaaattttgtttaaatAGTTATTCTCCTAGTAGAAATCTAAGCATATAGAAGATTTTCTTTTGTCATGTCGCCTTCCTTTGTGCAGTGTTTTAGATGCAAGCTTTCTTGGTGATTCTTAATTGTTTTGGTTATTGGTGGATGGGTTGTTTAAGTGGCAATGGGTGTGATCTATTCTGTGTTAGGTTGTGATGACCGTCGGGTCACAGCCACCCAGAAGAAAGTTAAACCCAAAAAAATGAATCAAGTCCAAAGCCCTTGAAGTCTATCCTGGTAGACAGTCTAATATTTTCAGCGCTGACCCAAATATGCGGAACAGATCGAGTCACTCACAAGTTCAGGTCCAATAGAGAGAAGCTCAGCCCATTGATGTGACATGAAGAAAGACAACAGACTCAATCATTTTGCAGCCCTGTTCGCAGGCGCGCTGAGGGGAATTAAATAGCCGCCTGGCGTGGAGAAGGGCTCTGACGCTTCTGTATGTTCGGACCTGAATGACAGGGATAGATGACACTGTAGCAGAAAGGCCATTaggcgtcactagcagacaaaggaaaatggataaaaggggaggaGCTTCTCCCTCTCCACCCAAGCTTACACAACTACTGTGAACCCCCTTATTCTGGATCTCGAaatatcaattggcgccgtctgtgggaacgaaggagatcttctcGTCACCGGAGTTCCTTTCTTGCAAAATCCACTGAGATTCACAATGGCAAACCACAATGAAAACCACACCATTAACACTCCAAATGACTTGAGCTCTGTCCAAGAAGGGTatcagttctctttttccagcCTTACAACTTCTACCAGCCAACCAAAAAGGCTGCTTAATCCCTTGCCGAGCTCAGCAAGGAACACACCCAGAACCACCATTTCCAACCAAGAACTCCAAACCATAGCCCTCCAGCTGCAAAACACCACCCACTGGCTAGGGCAAATAATGCAGCAAAGGGGTCCCAATACCCTATTGAACGTATTTCCCGTAGCTGAAGGAACCCCTATCGTAGAACCTCAACCCACCTTTAACCACCCAATCCCTCAACAAAGCAGCCTCAGAACAAACTATAAGTGTCGTGCTAGTAAGAGAAAAGGGAGGAGAGCAGAAACCAATATTTTACGTCAGCAAGATACTCAAAGACGCTGAGGTCAGATATTTGAACATAGAGAAGTTAGCATATGCTCTGTTGTTGGCCGTGAGAAAATTCATGGTGCACCTTGAGAGCCATCAGGGAGTGGTGATGATAGATCAACCCTTAAAGAAAATCATTCACGGACTAGAGACGTCAGGTCGAATACTTGCTTGGTCTGTTGAAATTAGCCCATATTGTCTAGAATACCGATCTCGGACAACCATCAAAGGTCaagcccttgctgacttcatagcagaatgctcatttaACAGAGAGCAAACAGAGCCTAGTGAGAGGCCAAATGGGGCGTTAGGAGGAAAGGATGAGATGCAGCCCCTATGAGAATTCAGCTGGAGATTGTTCATAGATGGAGTGTCTAGTGCTGGGGGCAGTGGTGCTGGAATAATGTTGAAAGGACCTGAATGGTTTAAGGTTTGTTATGCTTTGCGAATGGAGTTCACTGCTTCGAATAACATAGAAGAGTACGAAGCCTTAATAAATGGGATGCTGATATCAATGGAAGTGGGGGCAACCGACCTAAAGATAAACAACGACTCTCAGCTAGTAATCAATCAGATAACGGAGACATACCAAGCAAGAGACCCCACCATGCAGAAGTACCTGGCAAAGGTGAAGGCTGTAGAGGCTGAGCTCGACGAGCAGAAAATCATTGTGCAGTATCAGAGGATACCCAGAGAAGAGAATGAGGAAATAGACCTGCTCAGTCGTTTATCTAAAGAGGAGTTAGAGCAACTCCCagatgaagtgtacatacagcaCATCAGCATCCCTGCATACGAGAGATCAACTGCAATAATGGAGATTGAGGAGGGGGAGAACTGGATGACCCCGTACCTGGAATATTTAGAGAAAGAAAACTCCCTGAAGACAAAGCCGAGGCAAAGAAAATTGTAGCCctagctgccaattaccaagcgGTAAGAGGGACCCTGTACCGAAGAGAGAAGTCCAGCCCGTGGCTCCCATGTGTAAGCTCAGAAGAGGCAATCAGGGTCATGGAGGAGATTCACTAGGGAATCTGTGGAGCACATGAAGGGGCAGGGATGTtagcaaataaaattttcaggcaagggtactactggcccacagtTAAGAAGGAGGCAGAAGAATTTGTCAGGAGATGTGATGTATGCCAAAGAATTGTCAATGCCATCAACATTCCGATTACTCCATAGTCCAACATATCCAACCCGTGGTCATTCTCCCAGTGGAGCATAGACACCTTGGGTCCTTTCCCTAAGACCATAGGACATAAAAAGTTCGTAATAGTGGCAGTGGAATATCTTTCAAAGTGGCCAGAAGCTGAGACCGTCCCCACCATTACAGTGCGAAAAATGATAGACTTCGTCTGGGGCAACATTATCTGCAGGTTTGGGATACTAAGGGTGCTCTTATCAGATAATGGTAAGCAGTTTGACTACAACATCTTTAGAGACTTCACAAGAAACATGGGCATCTGacacataaactcaaaaacctaactatgagctaaacatgcattctaccccatagatcttgcataaaacttactttaaacatgaaatgagcttaagatcggctcttacctcttgaagatcgagagagagacgtcctaaactcggaggtgggagatttttgagttcttgaacctcaaagctccaaaacttgctttaaactcgagaatcttcaaaacaaagcaaaaacttgtgaaaatcttgaaagatttgaaggaaaaactcaaggattggtgaggaacggcggagagctcaccttggccgacaatgaggagaaaaactcgcccgttttcggctaagggacccttttatagtggctggccaggccaagttcgggggccgaacgtgcctccgcatgcatgccatgttcagcggccgaacttgaggttcggcggccgaacctggactttcctcaacctatgccttcgggggcctaaggcacacccaaaatgcctgcatgttcggcggccgaacctgaggttcggcggccgaacctgggttttcctccaaggttgttttcatgcaaaaactcatttcctctttacttaaaatcatgaaaaacattaaaacattttatgaaaacatgtttctaccccactagaggcttccgacatccgagattccacaggacggtaggaattccgataccggagtctagccgggtattacagtaatgCCACCACTAGCAGCGGTCTTCTTTGAACGGGGAGCAGCAAAGATGACCTTGGCCTTGACACCATCCTTAGAGGTGCCCTTGCTAGTGGGAACGACCTCAGCACTAGCTCCAGAAGCGCCCTTGCCAACCGGGACGACCTCACCTCCACCCTCAAAAGCACCTTTGCCAGTTAAGGACCTCAGTACTTTTCTTAGGAACGTATTCAGTAGTAGGAGTGACCTCGATCCTTCCCTGCAGAGCTCCCTCAGCTGATTCCTCAATGACTATAAGCTCCTAAGAGGTCAGGGCTGAGGCCGACTTGGACTTTGGAGCTGCAGGAGACTTGGAGGAAGAATGGGACCTGCTGTGACTGGAGGTCTTAGGAGCCCCCGAGTGAGAATCCTTGGAGCCTGGCACCAGACACGAGAAGAAGCCAAGGCAGGAGGAACAACTCGGTAGACTGGTCTGGGGGAGATAACCTGGGCGACCTCCCGAGTTGCATCAGCCACGGACAGGCTAGCTCGAAAGGCATCCAAAGCGGCCCTCATGCTCTCCTGGGAGAGGAAAAAATTCTTTGATGGCTTGATCTTATCCATGGGGAGTTCGGAAGCTgcagaaaacaaaaataatcaaACAAGTTAGAAATATAcccaatgaaaaataaaaataagtgaaGACAAGACATCAACAAAGCAAATACCCGCGTCCTTGCAGTCTTGAAGACTGGACACAAACATACGCTTCTCGATATCATATTTACGCTTAATAGAAGTCAGTCTGAGAAGGTCGATCTGCTCAGAGAGGGTCAGTCTGAGAAGGCCGATCTGCTCAGAGAGGGTCAGCTGAGGAAGGTCATTGCAACCCGGTGGCACATCCCTCCAGGGGAGATCTACCTGCCAGGACAACCTGGGACCtcccttgtaatacccggctagactccggtatcggaattcctaccgtccgatggaatctcggatgtcgaaaacctctagaagggtagaatcatgcttttataaaatgttttaatgtattttatggttttaagtaagaaagaaattgagttttgaatgaaagagaccatggaggcatttccaggttcggccgccgaacatgggatagtttaggggggcaatttaggcttccaaaagtggctcaggttcggccgccgaacttgcatgagttttggaggcactttaggcttccgaaggtggtcgggcctgcccctatataagggctccatggccgaaacgggcaagttttctccccattttcggccaacggtgagtccatgctctctcatggttgttttttatgattcttcctccaatctttcaagttttaacaagtgtttacttggcttttgaagatttgtgaactttgagcaatgtgggttgtttatgtatgtttgatgtgttgtagttggggtttaggatagtttgaagcccctaggagcttatgtatgtgtgtatgcatgttgtggaagtgttgtaTTTGAGTtgtatggtttgggaggcaaatgtgcatgcaggaggctgagttctgccctttggaagaactcaagttcggcagccgaagggactttcggccgccgaagggactttcggccgccgaacctgcctgtggaggccagcctttggctgccgaaccctgcccccgaaagtggactttcggctctggaagggagtttcggccgccgaaggtgccgccgaacatgcatgagtttcgtctctggaaggaaccttcggcagccaaaagtgccgccgaaggtgcatgactttcggctcttgagggactttcggccgccgaacctgccgccgaaagtgccctgttcagccttcctttgcatgatttctatgattgttttaaggtgttttagggggtttttggggagaatcttagagtcatgttcatgtttgtttagtccctcatttgagtccacctgtgtaggttcagacccgaggaaccgaggaccccagcagtgagtcagctgcttcagagtcttgtcagagctagcctaaggtgagtagaatgactctttatgatttaaagtaaataatgaaagttttagcataactcacgcatcatgaatgccatgagatatattagggtgcttgcattagaactcacgaatatgttgcattgcatattatgttgttgatgtggatgaatgttgaatgattcattagccctcagatgttatgacatgatataatgatgataggatatggaagtccaggcgtgcctgcactactcccccggcacgattggatatgtatgctatggaagtctaggtgtgcctgcactacgcccctggcatgattagactgtgtggagggctaaatggtgacaagttcatccttgatgtgatttgtctgtgatgtgatgcattccatgaaagcatgaattttaaatatgatgttttattattctgctcactgggctctagtagctcacccttttccctaatcccccaggtttgcaggtacgggctaggccaggaggtcaagaagagtaattttGTGTTTATGTactagttagatgtggacatgatgaattgtaaagtattgaatagtcatgtaataatgttattgaggattagaattatgcttgaccctatgtgtatggttatccccttgatacatgatctataaaatgtttttatgatgttcaagtttaaccaaacttttatgatgttatgtaccccattggagcattgatgaggactccaatgtggggttgatgattatggttatgagtttgtgcatgcacaggttaagtttggtaattgaatgtgaaagtttaaaatttttatgtatatgttgatcatgtatgggattaaacaggtttacaagttgtatgttaggcttgctacgggtcccggcggccttaagccgacctggatcctagcaccgatagcggtctggttttcgggtcgttacatccctTCAGCTCTACCACGGCGAACCCCTCTGCCTAGCCTTTGGTAGAGTCATTATGCCCCGAGAAGATGGACAACCCTCCTTGGGGAGCAAAGTAGTAAAAATCGTGACTTGCGCGAACCAAGCGAAAGAAGGTAGTGAACAAACGAGCTGTGGGAGTGAAACCCCAACTCAGACTGACAGACTCAAAGGAGCACATGA
Coding sequences within it:
- the LOC110629503 gene encoding protein SHORT-ROOT encodes the protein MDTLFRLVSLQQSDQSFNNSTSRTSSSSRSSRQNNHHHYQQEDEECFNFFMDEEDFSSSSSKHYYPYHHQQQTAATTPATTTTNISTPTTHHAVESADFSFSPSRELNFEFSGKWATDILLETARAFADKNSDRVQQLMWMLNELASPYGDTDQKLASYFLQALFSRMTDSGERCYRTLASASDKTCSFESTRKMVLKFQEVSPWSTFGHVSCNGAIMEAFEGETKLHIIDISNTFCTQWPTLLEALATRNDETPHLRLTTVITTKTGGGGGGNGGLAAVQKVMKEIGSRMEKFARLMGVPFKFNVIHHAGDLCDLNLAELDIKDDEALAINCIGSLHSVTSVSNSRDHIISSFRRLQPRIITIVEEEAELDVGSDGLDFVRGFQECLRWFRVYFESLEESFSRTSNERLMLERAAGRAIVDLVARQPSDSIERRETATRWSARLHACGFNPVLFSDEVCDDVRALLRRYMEGWSMTQCSDAGIFLCWKDQPVVWASAWRP